A section of the Oreochromis aureus strain Israel breed Guangdong linkage group 22, ZZ_aureus, whole genome shotgun sequence genome encodes:
- the LOC120435619 gene encoding GATA zinc finger domain-containing protein 15-like, which translates to NHNNCSPNNNNHNSCPNNNYNNCPHNNNYSCPNNNNHNSCPNNNYSCPNNNHNNCPNNNNHNSCPNNNNHNCCTNNYNCNPNNNHNNCSPNNNNYNSCPNNNYNNCPHNNNYSCPNKNNHNSCPNNNYSCPNNNRNNHNSCPNNNYSCPNNNRNNHNSCPNNNYSCPNNNHNCPNNNNYSCPNNNNHNSCPNNDHNHNNCPNNNNHNSCPNNNNHNSCPNNNNHNCCTNNYNCNPNNNHNNCSPNNNNHNSCPNNSCPNNNYNNCPHNNNYSCPNNNNHNSCPNNNYSCPNNNRNNH; encoded by the exons aaccacaacaactgcagccccaacaacaacaaccacaacagctgccccaacaacaactacaacaactgcccccataacaacaactacagctgccccaacaacaacaaccacaacagctgccccaacaacaactacagctgccccaacaacaaccacaacaactgccccaacaacaacaaccacaacagctgccccaacaacaacaaccacaactgctgcaccaacaactacaactgcaaccccaacaacaaccacaacaactgcagccccaacaacaacaactacaacagctgccccaacaacaactacaacaactgcccccacaacaacaactacagctgccccaacaaaaacaaccacaacagctgccccaacaacaactacagctgccccaacaacaaccgcaacaaccacaacagctgccccaacaacaactacagctgccccaacaacaaccgcaacaaccacaacagctgccccaacaacaactacagctgccccaacaacaaccacaactgccccaacaacaacaactacagctgccccaacaacaacaaccacaacagctgccccaacaacgaccac aaccacaacaactgccccaacaacaacaaccacaacagctgccccaacaacaacaaccacaacagctgccccaacaacaacaaccacaactgctgcaccaacaactacaactgcaaccccaacaacaaccacaacaactgcagccccaacaacaacaaccacaacagctgccccaacaacagctgccccaacaacaactacaacaactgcccccacaacaacaactacagctgccccaacaacaacaaccacaacagctgccccaacaacaactacagctgccccaacaacaaccgcaacaaccac
- the LOC120435620 gene encoding GATA zinc finger domain-containing protein 14-like codes for HNSCPNNNYSCPNNNHNNCPNNNNHNSCPNNNNHNSCPNNNNHNCCTNNYNCNPNNNHNNCSPNNNNHNSCSNNNYNNCPHNNNYSCPNNNNHNSCPNNNYSCPNNNNHNSCPNNNYSCPNNNHNSCPNNNYSCPNNNRNNHNSCPNNNYSCPNNNRNNNNYSCPNNNHNNCPNNDHNNCPHNNNHNSCPNNNYSCPNNNHNSCPNNNYSCPNNNRNNHNSCPNNNYNCPHNNNYSCPHNNNHNSCPNNYSCPNNNNHNSCPNNNYSCLNNNHNSCPNNNYSCPNNNRNNHNSCPNNNYNNCPHNNN; via the exons cacaacagctgccccaacaacaactacagctgccccaacaacaaccacaacaactgccccaacaacaacaaccacaacagctgccccaacaacaacaaccacaacagctgccccaacaacaacaaccacaactgctgcaccaacaactacaactgcaaccccaacaacaaccacaacaactgcagccccaacaacaacaaccacaacagctgctccaacaacaactacaacaactgcccccacaacaacaactacagctgccccaacaacaacaaccacaacagctgccccaacaacaactacagctgccccaacaacaacaaccacaacagctgccccaacaacaactacagctgccccaacaacaaccacaacagctgccccaacaacaactacagctgccccaacaacaaccgcaacaaccacaacagctgccccaacaacaactacagctgccccaacaacaaccgcaacaac aacaactacagctgcccaaacaacaaccacaacaactgccccaacaacgaccacaacaactgcccccacaacaacaaccacaacagctgccccaacaacaactacagctgccccaacaacaaccacaacagctgccccaacaacaactacagctgccccaacaacaaccgcaacaaccacaacagctgccccaacaacaactacaactgcccccacaacaacaactacagctgcccccacaacaacaaccacaacagctgccccaacaactacagctgccccaacaacaacaaccacaacagctgccccaacaacaactacagctgcctcaacaacaaccacaacagctgccccaacaacaactacagctgccccaacaacaaccgcaacaaccacaacagctgccccaacaacaactacaataactgcccccacaacaacaac